ATGCCATTCTTTCTAGAGATTTTCCAGTCATTTTAACCATTAATTTTATTGCCGCGGCTCTGACCCTCGCGGGAACTTTTTTATCCGATATTTTATACGGACTAGCAGATCCACGAATCCGGCTGGAGTAAACATGGATGAACATGTGAAAAGAATTGAACCAAACCTAAAAGCGGACCTTCAAAGTTCCTCGGAAACCCCTTTTCAAGAATTTCTAAAAAACTTAAGAAAAGACCATTTTGCAATGACCGGGATGGTCATTCTTTTTGTGCTTTTCTTCGCTGCCATTGGAGGAAAAGCCTTAACCGAATGGACACTTTTTTTTGATCCTTCAACTGTGCGATTGACCGATAAATTTCTTCCCCCTCTCTCCTCTCCCTCAGACCTTCTACCCAAGGAAGCGTTTCCCCGTTTTGGAATATATATTTTAGGAACCGATGAGCTAGGTCGAGACGTTTTTGCCAGAATGTTGCAGGGGTCATTTGTATCACTTTCAATCGGATTTGTGGCCGTGGGAATTTCAACCTTTATCGGAATCTTATTGGGGGGGTTATCAGGGTATTATGGGAATATTCGGCTGGGGTTTATCAGAATTGACACATTGATTATGAGATTTACGGATGTCATGCTCTGCTTTCCTACTTTTTTCCTGATTCTCACGGTTGTGGCTCTACTTCCTCCAAGCATTTACAATATTATGATTGTGATCGGAATAACCAGTTGGATGGGAACAGCCCGTTTTGTTCGTGCAGAATTTTTAACGCTTCGAGAGCAGGACTTCGTGTCCGCTGCCAGGGTTCTTGCCTTACCGGAATGGAGAATTATTTTTCTCCATATGGTTCCCAATGCCATGGCTCCCGTATTGGTTTCCGCCACCATCAGTGTTGCAACGGCCATCCTCACGGAATCTGCCCTGAGCTTTCTGGGGTTCGGTGTACAGCCTCCTGATGCAACATGGGGTAATATTCTTTCAGATGGCAAGGGTTTTATATTTGACGCGCCATGGCTTTTCTTTATCCCGGGAATGGCAATTTTAGTGGTGGTACTGGCTTTTAACCTGGTCGGGGAAGGAATGAGGGAAGCCATTAATCCGAAACTTCAAAGAAATAATTAAAAAGGGGTGGCTAACCCGACGCTTCCTTTTGAGGGTCAAGCACTTTTATACCCTCCTCCTGGCAGATGGAAAGAAGCGTT
This genomic stretch from Nitrospiria bacterium harbors:
- a CDS encoding ABC transporter permease yields the protein MDEHVKRIEPNLKADLQSSSETPFQEFLKNLRKDHFAMTGMVILFVLFFAAIGGKALTEWTLFFDPSTVRLTDKFLPPLSSPSDLLPKEAFPRFGIYILGTDELGRDVFARMLQGSFVSLSIGFVAVGISTFIGILLGGLSGYYGNIRLGFIRIDTLIMRFTDVMLCFPTFFLILTVVALLPPSIYNIMIVIGITSWMGTARFVRAEFLTLREQDFVSAARVLALPEWRIIFLHMVPNAMAPVLVSATISVATAILTESALSFLGFGVQPPDATWGNILSDGKGFIFDAPWLFFIPGMAILVVVLAFNLVGEGMREAINPKLQRNN